The Stigmatella ashevillena genomic sequence GGGCCACCTATGACGCGCCAGCCCAGACGGTCCGTGGGCGCGAGGGCGTGGCGATGCAGGGGCCGGACTACGCGCTCCGGGCCGACCAGTTCAACCTGTCCCTGCCAGAGGGGACCTTCTCCTTCGAAGGCTCGGTCGAGACCGTGGTGGGAGGCGCACCGTGATTGAGTTTCTCGCGATGGCATTCCTCGTCGCCGAGCCGACGGCCGTGGCCGATGGCGGGGCGGATGGGGGCACGCGTCCTCCCATGCTCGGGTCCGTGGCGCTGAGGGACCCCGTGGAGATCACCGCCGGGCTCGTCACCGGCGGCCGGGACTCGACGACCTTCACCGGCAACGTGCAGGTGAAGCACCGCACGATGGACCTGCGCTGCCAGAAGATGACGGCCTTCTACACCGCGAGCCGCGAGGTGACGCGCGTGGAGTGCACCGGCGGCGTGGAGGCCCAGGACGGGGATCGGTATGCCCGGGGCGACCGGGCGGAGTACAACGTGTCCAGCGGGGTGCTGGTGGTGACGGGCTCGCCGGAGGCACGGCAGGGCGCCACCTACATGACGGGGACGAAGGTCCGCCTGACGCTGGGCAGCGAGCGCGTCGAGGTGGAGAACGCCCGCATCGTCGTCGAGACCGCCCCCAAGGCCCCCCTGCCGCGCGGCAAGCCCGCCCCGAAGAAGCCATGAGCCGCGGGCAACTGTGGGCCGAGGGCCTCCAGAAGAGCTTCCGCAAGCGCCAGGTTGTCCGCGGCGTCTCCTTTAATGTCACCCAAGGGGAAGTGGTGGGGCTGCTCGGGCCCAACGGCGCCGGGAAGACGACCAGCTTCAACATGGTGGTGGGGCTCGTCACCCCGGATGCGGGCCGCGTGCGCGTGGAGGACGAGGAGCTCACGCACCTGCCCATGCACCGGCGCGCCCGCCGAGGGCTGGGGTACCTCCCGCAGGAAGCCTCGGTGTTCCGCAAGCTCACGGTGCGGCAGAACTTCCTGGCCGTGCTGGAGCTTCAGAAGGACCTGGACCGCAAGGCGCGCGAGGCCCGCGCCACGGCGCTCATCGAGGAGTTCGGCCTGGGCCACGTGGCGGACTCCTTGGGGGAGACGCTCTCGGGCGGGGAGCGGCGGCGCGCGGAGATCGCTCGCTCCCTCATCCCCAACCCGCGCTTCATCCTCTTCGACGAGCCCTTCGCCGGGGTGGACCCCATCAATGTGGGAGATCTCCAGAAGCAGATCGCCCTGCTCCGGGAGCGCGGCCTGGGGGTGCTCATCACCGACCACAACGTCC encodes the following:
- a CDS encoding LptA/OstA family protein produces the protein MIEFLAMAFLVAEPTAVADGGADGGTRPPMLGSVALRDPVEITAGLVTGGRDSTTFTGNVQVKHRTMDLRCQKMTAFYTASREVTRVECTGGVEAQDGDRYARGDRAEYNVSSGVLVVTGSPEARQGATYMTGTKVRLTLGSERVEVENARIVVETAPKAPLPRGKPAPKKP
- the lptB gene encoding LPS export ABC transporter ATP-binding protein, translating into MSRGQLWAEGLQKSFRKRQVVRGVSFNVTQGEVVGLLGPNGAGKTTSFNMVVGLVTPDAGRVRVEDEELTHLPMHRRARRGLGYLPQEASVFRKLTVRQNFLAVLELQKDLDRKAREARATALIEEFGLGHVADSLGETLSGGERRRAEIARSLIPNPRFILFDEPFAGVDPINVGDLQKQIALLRERGLGVLITDHNVQDTLGICDRAYIIAQGQILEEGTPAQIAASPRARAVYLGERFRLLVP